CCTGCGCTCATAACCCTGCAGCTGTGAACACGTGAACGCTGTGAGAGCGTCTCAGAAGCTTTAATTGGCCCGTTGTCATAATCTTCTACAGAAGTCTTCTCTCTGCTCCCGCTGCTCCCTTCATCTGATTACCCACAAGTCTCAGTGTGACTCACACCATACAcgcctctcactttctctctttttaGACCTAACTTCTCTTGTTCCTGTCTGAAGTTTTCTCTCAGGAAAGAGCGGATTGTTTATGACTTATAAAAGTTATCCATGGGGACCATCGATTCTGGCAAAAATACCACAGTAACTGCAGTTCTTGTGGTTACTTTTAATTAGTCACCCCTgtcatcaaaattaaattatttaaaaggagAGCAAGATTTTGAAAGCTTATTATACCACTGGCAACAGTTataatcagtgctttaagtggcccaaaagaggtgccggtactctattatagccaaaaatattttctgttttttttttttttttgatgattcccctcatcccctgaggtaacaacaactatattgaagggcttttatatacagcagtcaacaggcaaccttaataattaaaccttttattagtttgtggatttgcttgagatAGAAAGtaaaactgaacataaataaaatgtgcaaaaggattttgaaaaaatacccttagaaagagctactgcattactgcattcaaacttccaaactgactcaaatgattcacgaacctgcTCCgacctcccgaactgactcaaatgattcgcgaacctgctccgaactcccgaactgactcaaatgattcgcgaacctgctccgaactcccgaactgactcaaatgattcgcgaacctgctccgagctcccgaactgactcaaatgattcgcgaacccgctacgaactcccatagcgaactcccgaactgattcaaatgattcgcgatccctaaactgactcaaatgatttgcaaacccgctttgaactccagaactgactcaaatgattagcgaacccgctacgaactcccgaactgattgaaatgattagcgaacccactttgaactcccgaactgatttaaatgattcgcgaaccctatacgaattttcaaattgattcaaatgatccccgaagccgctccgaactcccgaattgattcaaatgatttgcgatccccaaactgactcaatgattcgcgaacccgttctgaattctcgaattgattcaaatgatccgcggaaCAGCTCCGAACTCCGAAACTGATTAAAATTatttgtgatccccaaactgactcaaatgattcgcgaacccactccgaactcccgaactgactcaaatgattcgcgaacccgctccgatttctcgaactgattcaaataatccgCGAAGCTGCtcggaactcccgaactgactcaaattatttgcgatcctgctccgaactcccaaactggttcaaatgattcaacgctccatactccgaactaggaagaattaggaagaattaggaactaggaagaattaggaatagtggattgtgaagggcgctctgaaaagcggcagtgaaggcaaaggattaaaccctctattaaaacagatgtccaaatgaacgtaccggTATGCTAAAAGAAGGTTCTGGGCGCACAGAGAGGTGGtggtatgctcaagagctatatttggaagtggtggtactgagtacaggtgcgtaccggcccacttaaagcactggttataataatgataatacaaatcattatacatttataaattataattaaaatgttgacATGTACCATGTTTTTTGGGCATTTACCATAGAAATACCCCAAACTCTGCAAAGGATCCACAGAAAATCTGAGgaacaaattataaattattataataaatgtctgaataaagtaaaattataGACTATAtggtattaatataaaaattatatatatatatatatatatatatatatatatatatatatatatatatatatatatatatatatatatatatatatatatatatatatataatatgaattacttcatattaattaatattaactgttatatattataatttacaatGCATAGATattctaataattattttttttactacagtaatATGATTTCTTGAAACCTGATGATAAAGCCATTTTTTTTACCATGGtattttgtatatgtattttgtatatgtaccatggtaatactatagtattttaatgttatttggaTATGATCCATGATTATGACATGTTTTTCtggacatttattttttttaccatggtAATACCATAGTACATTTGCATATGTACTACTGTAGTAATaccatattatggtattttaatgttattttgataTGTGCCACGAAAATATCATGTTTTCTGGTCTTTTTTCATGTACTGTGATGCTGCCATGGTTTTTACCATGGGAATACCATGGTATTCTTTCATGAATCATGAATTGTGAATATGTTTGAAATTCAAAAGTATCATAGTACCATGATTTTACTTTAGGAACCATTACTTTATCACAGCACAACCACAGTACATTACCTGTAAGGCACTGTCTGAAGTAGGtcatatatattatagtttgtgATAACAATAACTGTGGTAACTCTGGTTACCATGTTAAATTAACAATGTGTTTAAGAACGTGTTGTACTGTGCTGTGTGTTTCAGGTGGCACTATGTCTGTGCAGGGTCAGGATATTTCTGAATATCACCTGAGCGGTGAGCAGTCATCATTCATATGCCTCTTGTTTTCATATGAGTTCCTCTAAGTGAGtttctgattgtgtgtgtgtgtgtgtgtgtgtgtgtgtgtgtgtgtcagtggtgcTGAACCCGCCTGGCTGGgaggtgtgtttgtttgtgttcggCTTCCTGGTTCTGTTTGCTGTGGTTATAGTGAATCTGTGGAAATTATATAAATCCGGCTCCTTCCCGACTCCATCTCCGTACCCAAACTTCCACTACCGCTACCTGCAGGAGAAATATGGCTCCTCCCACTCTGAGGTCAGACAGAAGGTAATCAAACCACTTTTCTGTAATCAAGCACTGGTTTTCCACATGGGTTTTCCATCTTAatagtaaaaattatatatatatatatatatatatatatatatatatatatatattataatgcatatattGACAGAGTTTTCTAAAACAAATTTATagtaaattcattaaaaagataaaaagtatatataaaaaataaataatatataatttattgaatttttattaattattatttggaatttctatctatctatctatctatctatctatctatctatctatctatctatctatctatctatatagtaatgtcaatataaaaaaagtatatatattaatttaaatcttaaatattaaaaataaaattatatgagTAAACTATATTAAGACTAAACatattgtatacacacacacatatatatatataccatttacAATACAtaagtattataataatttataattttgtctaaaacaaaaaaataaaacgctGTGTTTATAATatgatactgactggttttcatgCAGCGCGTTGCAGCTTCCAACCAGCGGAGGGCGTCCTCTGTGAGCCGAAAGCCGAGTCTCCAGCTGTTGGACACTCCAGATGGGCTTCGGGATCTGGGAACGCTGGAGTTGATGAGTCGAGAGCTGGACCCGAGCGGAGGCACCCTGAACCGCTCCGCGTCCTCTGAATCGCTGTGCTCTATCTCTTCTATCGCTCAAACCTTCGGGCACGAGTTCACGGTGGGACAGCTGGAGGTCACGCTGGAGGTGGACACTCGGGCTTCACTTCTGCTCGTCTCACTGCACCAGGGTAAAGACCTCctggagaaggaggaggagaacTTCCTGGGCTGCTACATTACCGTCATGCTGGTCCCTCAGCAGATCAGCCTGGGGGCCACACAGGTATTAAACCATAAGACTCTTGTCTTATCATGAAATACATGGATTTTTCCTGTTAGGTTGATATTAAAGTTTAATAGATTAATTTACAAAAGAAACTGACATATATTGATGTCAAAACCCTCAACACATTAATATTTCAAAGTCTATGAAGTCTTCAGCAACAATATCAGTGTCATTTTATATATGTacaattacagtatttattaatattttgaattagctttcaatttaatatttttagtttcaaGGATCATTTATTggtagttttagtatttttttttatatacgtttttcattttgattagctttgttttgtttaatattactcaatattttttttattagtgattttaatactttatttcagtttgttaccaagtcaacatttcacattttcagtGAAGGGCTTAAAGTGTAGGTTTTTCacctaataattatatatatatatatatatatatatatatatatatatatatatatatatatatatatatatatatatatatatatataaatgctttattaaatttttttaatttattaagttttagttaacaataacatcaGTATTTTATAAGCAAagacatcagccaatcagaactgaGCTCATTTAAATATAGAAgtctttaaaattacaaaaacatccaATTAAATTTTAAGGATCTTTATGGGGtgtaaataatcattaaatactGAAATCACCATTCAAACATCATTAATGCCATATATACAAGAGAAGTTAATAGACTTCGTATATGATTCGGAGCTGGTCTAAAAAAACTAATGTAGAAACCAGCTACGAAAGTACAAATTGAATCCCATATCATTAGTGATAGTGAAAtgtctctttctctttattaTCTTCTGCAGGTCCAGAGAAATGCCTTCACCGTGATGTTTGACGAGCGCTTCTCTGTTCCAATGGATTCAGTAAATCTGGAGGAGAACAGTCTGCGGTTCTCCACTTTTGGTGTGGATTCAGATGAACGGAGCATCAGTGCTGGAGTGGCAGAGCTCAAGCTGTCAGATCTGGACTTGGCATTCAGGCCGTTTAATGCCTGGCTCTACCTGCAGGACATCAACAAGGTCAATTATCTTATACAGTGTCCTCACTTTATATAgtaacagaaagttcaaaaagtggtgaataatttttttcagaGGGGTCAGGTGATAGAAGCTGTTCaaaaattgatctttttttttttttctcttcaggcTGTGGACGCTGTCGGAGAGATCCTGTTGTCTCTCAGTTATTTGCCGACTGCAGAACGTCTCACTATAGTCATCGCCAAAGCAAAGAACCTGGTCTGGACTAATGGAAAGACTACAGCAGGTGTGAAGCTGAGCTAGATTCTAGTGAAACAATATTTTATCAATTAGAGTTAGTATAAGCGCTGGAGCAACAACTTGCTGATTGAAATGTTGTTCTAGAAATAGAATCCAGGAACATCTGCTACTTTGCTAATATTTGAACTGAATTCTGTCTGTTTCCATGTGAACAGATCCGTTTGTGAAGGTGTACCTTCTCCAGGACGCCAGGAAGATCAGCAAAAAGAAGACATCCATAAAAAGAGATGATACTAATCCAATCTTCAATGAGGCTATGATCTTCTCAGTGCCAGCCATCGTCCTGCAGGTCTTATTCTGtctgactctgtctgtctgtctgactgtctgtctgtctgtctgtctgtgtctgactgtctgtctgtgtctaactgtctgactgtctgtctgtctgtctgtctgtctgtctttgtatgactgtctgtctgtgtgtctgtctgtctgtctttgtatgactgtctgtctgtctgtgtctgactGTCTGCCTGTGTATGTctgaatgtctgtctgtctgtctgtctgtctgtgtctgtctttctgactgtctgtctgtctgtgtgtgtgtgtgtgtgtgtgtgtgtgtctgtctgtctgtctgtctgtctgtatctgtctgtctgtctgtgtatgacTGTCtgcctgtgtctgtctgtctgaatatctgtctgtctgactgtctatctgtctgtgtctgactgtctgactgtctgtctgtctgtctgtctgtctgactgtctgactgtctgtctgactgtctgtctgtgtctaactgtctgactgtctgtctgtctgtctgtctgactgtctgtgtctgactgtctgtctgtgtctaactgtctgactgtctgtctgtctgtgtgtatgtttgtctgtctgtctgtctgtatctgtctgtctgtgtatgacTGTCtgcctgtgtctgtctgtctgtctgtctgtctttctgtctgtgtctgactgtctgtctgtttgtctgtctgtctgtgtctgtttgtctgtgtctgtctgactgggtctgtgtatgtctgtctgtctgtcttactgtttctgtttgtctgtctgtttgtgtctgtctgtcggtgtgtgtgtgtctgtctgtctgtctgactctgtCTTTCTGTATGACTGTGTCTGTCTGTATGACATTATATACATTTAGTGTTCTATGTCTATCATCAGCGTTTGTAAGGTTTGTTGGTGTTTATCAGGATCTCTCTCTGAGAGTGACGGTCGCTGAGAGCACAGAGGATGGCCGTGGTGAAAACCTGGGTCATGTGATCATCGGACCAGAGGCCAGTGGAATGGGAATAACTCATTGGAACCAGATGCTGGCGACCCTGCGGAAACCGGTTTCAATGTGGCACCCGCTCCGGAGGACCTAAGTCCTTGAGTCCTGACCCCTGTCCTCTGAATCCTGTCTGCATGGTGCCTACTGTCTGACTGTcctaacagtaaagacattgcaTATGAAGAGAAAGTCTTTGTGTTTCAGCTGTCTCGAGGATGGTTGGAACTgtaatgagagaaagagaaagagaaatcagCGGCTCAGGATGTCTCATCTGTAAGGGTCTTTGAAATCCAGGTTTTCTTATCCAGGTTAACTTCATTTCTACATATGATAACAGGGTGGCTGATTGTGTGCTGCAGCCTTTGGGTGGATCGTAAAATGTAACAGAAATTGTAGCCACATTCTGTTGTACtaagcagaaaaaaagaaaaaaattatttatttggccataaatattttttaatattatgattttgAATAATCTTATTTTTCTCTgcttaaacacattaaaataacaaatatacagcATAAAAACAAATGGACTTCCAGTCTATTTTCTCAGGCAAGTGCAATGAAACTTATTAGCCTAATAGTGGCACCATTGAGCCACATAACCTATCTTAAACTCAGCATTGAGGTGttttacttttgatttatttttgccaATAGAGTTGTTccgtttttttaaagatatttaagtAAATTTAATCAAAGTaccaatttatttatgtttttatttatttattttggctaatgctttttaccagtagggggcgTGCAAGTACTTTCTAAAATCTGTTTTGGGgaagttgcaaaaaaaaacagtagtctTTTAATATTTACCTCTTATGTTTTGTATAGCAATGTGATAACTGGTTGCTCTGAACAGTAACTATTAACATtcgatattattttattttattattaaataattcactTAATCGATCCTAAAATCCAAACTTAAACAGATTCATTTTACATGGCCAATTTGTCAAATTCAGATTGCAGTTCAGTGTGGCtggaagatttatttatttttatttttttgccagggGATAAATTTACATTTCTTTGGATTTGTAACATGCATATTAGAGTACAATGTATTTTCCATTTCACAAGAGAGCCACTCATTTCTGCTATTCTCACACTTGGTTAGCATGTCAAAATATAAGAAAGTGCTTTTTGATCAATAGTATATTTGTTGTTGATACTTAAATATTGTTGTTAAATTAGCCTTAGTACATTAAAATCATATATGTAGCGCAAGTAACTTCAAAATAGTAACTGTTACTGGATTACTGGAAAATAAAGAGTAATCCCTTACTTTATTTCATCACAGAAACATGTACTTTGTAGTTTTGTACTTTGTAATGCATAACCCCAACATTGCATAAAATACATGCATTCATATCAAACTGGACTATGTATGAACCAATATACATTTCCTTTCACAGTTTTCTTTGGCACgaaagaaaatgtacaaatgttttaACTGCCGCAATAATTACATCTTTTGATGATAGAATGTAGAAACTTCATACCAAAATCAGTGAATCACATCCTAAACACATAAAATGTTTTGTAGAATGAACATCAGATTTGAGCTTCTTGCAATGAAGTCTTTTGTTTTGATGAAGTGCTGCAAACGCTGCGATTTCATTTTTACTACTAACAATACTTTAAGCTTGTTATTTAACTTCATTCTGTGCCAAACTCACCCTAATAAGAAGCAATATTCTCATTTGCAGTGTACATCTAATGTTGGTgaactttaaaacatttaaagaatgataaaacataattttaaaatgcatgcacATGTAATGTAGGACATAGTGCAATCAAatgaattgtttaaataaaaatgctttatgtGGTTTGTTTCATATGAAGTCATTTGTTGTTTTCTTGTGTGAGATGTGAAAGtaaatttgtattgtattatgtGCATAATATTAGTCGCAAGTACAAAAATAAGCCCAGCGAGTTTGCATGTTATTTAATGTTACAGTAATCGTATACCAAACAAATCTCTCGATGAGGAAACGATGACAAAACCAACGATTTTGATGGGTCCAACATGATAATCGATGAGAAAAGTATCAGGTATCACGATGGTTCATATGAAGTttttttttgcgtgtgtgtgAAATGTGAGAGAATGTAGGCCTGAATTTCTATTCtatcatgtaaaataataataatttataatatatgcaAATAAGCAGTTTCTTAAATGTtactgcaataataaaaaaagcctcAAATAAGATAACGATTACAAACAGGTCCACCATGTTCatctttgaaaaaaacaaactaacAGGAATCACTGCAAAACATCCTGTTTGATCAATAAAAGACAACTTTTTGGCCACATATCCCCTCCCATGTAGGCGATGGGTTtcttttatatcatttattttatctaGGGATGGCAGTAGGTTGTGAATGTTCTGGCCAATAGATATCAGTTGGGTGGTGATCACGTAGGAGTTCAGGTTCAAGTGCAAAGAGCAGACCGTTCTCACACTTAATAAATAACAAGCCTTGTTTAGACAGAGCTCGAGCTGAGTGGTTTGGATCCACAGAAGTTGTGTTTCGCGTTTGTTTGTTATTGAAGAGCTGAATCATGGCAGACAGAGATAAAGCGACGGATCAGATGAAACTGTGGAAGGAGGGTCGTGGCTCTCAGGTCTGCTGCAGAATTTATATAATGGATATTATGTTCTGTTAAATATAAGTTCGGTTTGTGTGCTTTAAATAGGTTTATACCGTATATTTTAATGGGTGATTCCGCAGCGAGAAATTGTGCCAAAGGTCGCAGGGCTGTAATGCACCAACACTTAATTATGTATTTGCTTATAACGAAGTGTTTTAATGTGCAAAACGTCTCTAAATAACATGGGTTGCtttaaaatgtgtctttattCTGAAACTCACATCTGAAGGAAGATTTGTTATGCTTGCAGTGACAGAAGACCGCATATTCGCACTACAAGTAACGCTAAACATGgtgttttcaaagcattttatcatatatttatgatatttattctAAATTCGCTTTATATTGTcgaatatatttatttgattgcatAAAACTGTAGTCAAGTGCTGGTTTTCCACTAAAACTGCATCCACTACGGTCCTATATTTTTGAGCTCGGATGGTTGTTTTGAATTTGTAATGGGTTGCAAGTTCAAATGCACAAAACCAGATGCTTTATTACATATTTTCACGTGAAACGTATTTATAGTTGAAGTGGGTAAACGACATAAACGACGGAAGACGGTCAAGTCCCCGCCCCTTCCCACTCCTCTCTAACATGATTGGTCAATACCATGACGGACACCTCGCTCAGCGAATCACATTCTTAAAATCCTTTCAATGTTATGGAACACGTTCAAGGGAGAGAAGCGATGTAGGCCCCtctccctttatttatttaacgaGGACACGACATATAACCTCAATTACTTCTTCTGCAGTTAAACATTAACCAGTTAAGTAGATAAATAACTATTATAGTTATTTAATCTCCGTTTTCAGCCCAAATGCCTATAGATTAATATTTGTTTTGCCTGTATAGTTATATAAAATTTGTTTCGTTCAGTGCCACACTGTCAAATTagtttaataacaaataatcataatgcattataatgtattcagacaatataaaataaagtcaatattttagaattttataatattactaatattgtgatattatttGAAAGGACTGACTGTtgaataatcttttaaaaatacatattattttctgtttaatatttaaaatgatttggtttgtttagatgttttttaatAGAGATTTTCTGTTGCTATTCTgtctcattttgttttattttcccagCGGCCAGATGTCCTGACCACAGGAGCAGGTGTCCCGGTAGGGGACAAGTTAAACTTGATGACGGCAGGCCCTCGTGGACCACTGCTGGTCCAGGACGTGGTTTTTACTGATGAAATGGCCCATTTCGACCGAGAACGGATACCAGAGAGAGTCGTGCATGCTAAAGGAGGAGGTAACATGTTTAGTTTATGAAAATCTCTTATgcttactgcatttatttgtgaccctggagccaaAATAAGTTCCagatatatttgtagcagtaCCCAACAATACATTGGTTTGgttaaaattacagatttttctttaatgccaaaaatcattaggatattaagtatcCCAAAGATCATTTGCATGAAGATATTGTGTACATTTGCTAtcgtaaatatataaaagcttaatttttgattagaaatatgcatAGCTAAGTCTTCATTTGGACCGCTTTAAAGAcagttttctcaatatttagattttttttttttcatatgatgcaaaaatctcaatttcagaagaattgacccttatgactggaatttgtaattataaatgtttgcTGTCACTTGATTAGTTGAGtccgtccttgctgaataaacttAACCATGACAGTGCTGTGATTAGATTGGACAGACAGTCTTGATGCACATGAGACCTCTGTTCTGATTAGATAGAAAAGTTTGGGCTTGTCCTAGAAGAAAAGAATGGACTTCAAGCTAAATCTTCTCTCCGTCTCTTCACAGGAGCGTTTGGCTACTTCGAAGTGACCCATGACATAACACGCTATTGCAAAGCCAAAGTGTTCGAGCATGTAGGGAAGACGACACCCATCGCCATTCGCTTTTCCACTGTGGGTACGTTTCTGTGTGGATGTAATTATAATGTTTCCAGTGGAGTCTGGACTCTGTATGCATTGATTGATTGTTTTGTTGGGATTAGAAATGCTTTCGTAACAGAATTCACGGCACTTCGGTCTCTGAAACGAAGCCAGATGGTTTTGTAAGAGGGTAAAGAGCACATGCAGAAACAAATGTGACAGGAACATCCTCTCATCCGCTCACTTACCTACAGAAAGTCTAAAGCACCAtgataaatgtgtatttgcttgTTTACAGCTGGTGAGTCTGGGTCAGCAGACACCGTCCGAGATCCTCGAGGTTTTGCAGTGAAGTTTTACACCGATGAGGGCAACTGGGATCTTACAGGAAACAACACCCCCATCTTCTTTATCAGGGATGCGCTTCTGGTGAGAACCACGGTCCACACAGTCCATCAGGAGCCTTGTACCAGTAttaacagtatgtgtgtgtgttaattgtgtGTTGTAGTTTCCGTCCTTCATCCACTCTCAGAAGCGTAATCCGCAGACTCACCTGAAGGATCCGGATATGGTTTGGGACTTCTGGAGTTTGCG
The sequence above is drawn from the Carassius gibelio isolate Cgi1373 ecotype wild population from Czech Republic chromosome B25, carGib1.2-hapl.c, whole genome shotgun sequence genome and encodes:
- the syt12 gene encoding synaptotagmin-12 — protein: MSVQGQDISEYHLSVVLNPPGWEVCLFVFGFLVLFAVVIVNLWKLYKSGSFPTPSPYPNFHYRYLQEKYGSSHSEVRQKRVAASNQRRASSVSRKPSLQLLDTPDGLRDLGTLELMSRELDPSGGTLNRSASSESLCSISSIAQTFGHEFTVGQLEVTLEVDTRASLLLVSLHQGKDLLEKEEENFLGCYITVMLVPQQISLGATQVQRNAFTVMFDERFSVPMDSVNLEENSLRFSTFGVDSDERSISAGVAELKLSDLDLAFRPFNAWLYLQDINKAVDAVGEILLSLSYLPTAERLTIVIAKAKNLVWTNGKTTADPFVKVYLLQDARKISKKKTSIKRDDTNPIFNEAMIFSVPAIVLQDLSLRVTVAESTEDGRGENLGHVIIGPEASGMGITHWNQMLATLRKPVSMWHPLRRT